In a single window of the Acyrthosiphon pisum isolate AL4f chromosome X, pea_aphid_22Mar2018_4r6ur, whole genome shotgun sequence genome:
- the LOC100572776 gene encoding dynein heavy chain 5, axonemal translates to MLRVLLFQDRFDELVSLMERYQDGERLFKTPVTLYPTLNETRRVFNLLKRLYDLYSAVNRSIQTWSSTLWNRLKIDDIIDSLAEYTQKCRKLPKGLKEWPTYEELKNNIDEWSDKMILVEMMFKNSLKPRHWEMIENATSTLFPVNDHDFALKDIMSAPLLKYKDELEDICQTAIKEIDIEAKLRQIIFDWSTIKIELASFKNRGLLLVKGQEVAEVVAILEDSQMIMSSLASNRYNIAFKSEIMDWVKKFAVTSQVLENWILVQNLWMYLEAVFIGGDISKQLPLETKRFTAIDKLWVTLMSKARFLENVIEICTGDGSMEILLPYMLEQLELCQKSLAGYLDQKRNIFSRFYFISDPVLLEILGQASNSHNIQPHLLSLFDNTAKLIYFESEYDKVRDIVSKEGEKITLEHPVLCTGGVENWLNVLLDESKFSVNQLIANVDNYIMKDPTFSIITMVELFPAQVRMKITNLFDFEWLKQERFYYTEELDRCEVRITDVLFVYQNEFLGCSDRLVITPLTDRCFITLAQAVGMNMGGAPAGPAGTGKTETTKDMGKSLGKYVVVFNCSDQMDYRGLGRIFKGLVHSGTWGCFDEFNRIELPVLSVAAQQVYTVFMARKSNNETFIFSDGDTVPMNQEFAIFLTMNPGYAGRQELPENLKVLFRSVAMMVPDRLVIYLST, encoded by the exons ATGCTTAGGGTTTTACTATTTCAAGATCGTTTCGACGAGTTAGTCTCGTTGATGGAACGTTATCAGGATGGAGAGCGTTTGTTCAAAACGCCAGTGACCTTATATCCTACACTGAATGAAACTAGACGAGTTTTCAACTTACTAAAAAGACTTTATGATCTATATAGTGCAGTCAATCGTTCCATTCAAACCTGGTCGAGTACACTGTGGAACCGTTTAAAAATAGATGACATTATTGATAGTTTAGCAGAGTACACACAAAAGTGTCGTAAACTTCCTAAAGGTCTAAAGGAATGGCCAACAtatgaagaattaaaaaataacattgacgAATGGTCGGATAAAATGATTCTAGTAGAAATGATGTTTAAGAATTCACTAAAACCTAGGCATTGGGAAATGATAGAAAATGCGACTAGTACACTATTCCCAGTAAACGATCATGATTTTGCACTCAAAGATATTATGTCTGCTcctttattgaaatataaagaTGAGCTGGAAGATATATGCCAGACAGCAATCAAAGAGATTGACATTGAAGCAAAATTGCGTCAAATAATATTCGATTGGTcgactataaaaatagaattggCTAGTTTTAAAAACAGAGGATTATTACTTGTAAAAGGACAAGAAGTAGCGGAAGTCGTAGCCATACTAGAAGATTCACAAATGATTATGAGCTCATTAGCATCCAATAG gtataatattgcgTTCAAGTCAGAAATAATGGATTGGGTTAAGAAATTCGCAGTGACCAGTCAAGTCTTGGAAAATTGGATTCTTGTGCAAAATCTTTGGATGTATTTAGAAGCCGTTTTTATCGGTGGTGATATATCTAAGCAACTACCACTAGAAACAAAACGTTTCACT GCTATAGATAAATTGTGGGTAACTTTAATGAGCAAAGCACGATTTCTCGAGAACGTCATTGAAATATGCACCGGAGATGGGTCTATGGAAATTTTACTGCCGTACATGCTTGAACAGTTGGAGTTGTGTCAAAAGTCATTAGCGGG GTACTTGGACCAAAAAAGAAACATATTTTCGAGGTTTTACTTTATATCGGACCCAGTGCTTTTGGAAATTCTGGGTCAAGCTTCGAACTCGCATAACATTCAACCTCATTTGCTGAGTCTTTTTGATAATACTGCAAAGCTGATATACTTCGAGTCCGAATACGATAAAGTGCGAGATATCGTATCCAAAGAAGGTGAAAAAATCACATTGGAACATCCCGTATTATGTACTGGAGGAGTGGAAAATTGGTTAAACGTTCTGCTTGATGAATCGAAATTTTCTGTGAATCAATTAATAGCGAATGTGGATAATTACATTATGAAAGAcccaacattttcaattataacgATGGTTGAATTATTTCCTGCTCAAGtgcgaat GAAGATCACAAACCTATTTGATTTTGAATGGTTAAAACAAGAGCGGTTTTATTACACAGAAGAATTGGACCGGTGCGAAGTTCGAATAACCGACGTGTTGTTTGTGTACCAAAATGAGTTCCTGGGCTGTTCAGATAGGCTTGTAATCACGCCACTCACAGATCGATGTTTCATTACCTTAGCCCAAGCAGTTG GTATGAATATGGGCGGCGCACCGGCGGGACCAGCGGGAACAGGGAAAACGGAGACGACGAAAGACATGGGAAAATCACTCGGGAAATACGtagttgtttttaattgttcggATCAAATGGACTACCGTGGACTAGGTCGTATTTTCAAAGGCTTAGTGCACTCGGGTACGTGGGGTTGCTTTGACGAGTTCAACAGGATTGAACTTCCGGTACTTTCGGTGGCCGCTCAGCAAGTTTACACCGTGTTTATGGCCCGCAAAAGCAATAATGAAACATTCATTTTCAG cGATGGCGATACGGTTCCTATGAACCAAGAATTTGCGATATTCCTGACCATGAATCCTGGATATGCTGGACGCCAAGAACTACCAGAAAACTTAAAAGTTCTTTTTCGGAGTGTAGCCATGATGGTTCCCGACCgattggtaatttatttatcaact
- the LOC115033140 gene encoding dynein heavy chain 5, axonemal-like encodes MMVYETSLVRHGLMILGPTGSGKTTAIHCLLSALTKTGLTHFEYRMNPKAITASQMFGRLDVATNDWTDGIFSTLWRRTLKLSPDEYCWIVLDGPVDAVWIENLNSVLDDNKTLTLANGDRIVMAANAKLCFEPDNVDNASPATISRMGMTFFSSTVLSWRVIFGGWGKTKSAHISDSFQEIFDNSYNELLKMLQSRLSPKMNLLEPHYIHQTCDILDGLLSMFPEEPDIKILSRLYTFAIMWSIAAVLESDNRRLLEEFILQDLAGKIKIPKLKEGESIYDYTISEDGEWKHWETLIESYTYPSDYIPVYGDILVPNLDNVRTMFLITLIANQEKNILLIGEQGTAKTVMIKSYMQEFDPEVRMSKMLNFSSATTPNMFQSTVEGYMEKRFGTTYGPPGNRKMTIFIDDINMPIINDWGDQVIIKYYLNYDLW; translated from the exons ATGATG gtATACGAAACGTCTTTGGTGCGTCACGGGCTGATGATACTGGGACCTACCGGATCTGGTAAGACCACTGCCATTCACTGTCTTCTATCGGCTTTAACTAAAACTGGATTGACGCACTTCGAGTATCGAATGAATCCCAAAGCCATTACTGCATCTCAGATGTTTGGGAGATTGGACGTGGCCACGAACGATTGGACTGATGGTATATTTTCTACACTCTGGAGGAGAACGTTaaag CTGAGTCCAGACGAATACTGTTGGATAGTATTGGATGGTCCTGTGGATGCAGTTTGGATAGAGAATTTAAACTCCGTCTTAGACGACAACAAAACGCTTACCTTGGCGAACGGTGATCGAATTGTCATGGCCGCGAACGCCAAACTTTGTTTTGAACCAGACAACGTGGACAATGCTTCCCCAGCAACCATTTCTAGGATGGGAATGACTTTTTTCTCGTCCACCGTATTATCATGGAGAGTGATATTTgga ggATGGGGAAAAACTAAATCTGCACATATATCCGATAGCTTTCaagaaatatttgataattcttacaacgaattattaaaaatgcttcaatctaGGCTTTCACCCAAGATGAATTTATTGGAACCACATTACATTCATCAAACATGTGATATACTCGACGGACTCTTAAGCATGTTCCCTGAAGAGCCAG atataaaaatattatcacgtTTATACACGTTTGCGATCATGTGGAGTATTGCTGCTGTGTTAGAGTCAGATAACAGACGTTTATTAGAAGAGTTCATCTTACAAGACCTGGCagggaaaattaaaataccaaaactTAAA GAAGGAGAATCGATTTACGACTACACCATTTCAGAAGACGGCGAATGGAAACACTGGGAAACGTTGATAGAGTCGTACACGTACCCCAGTGATTATATACCAGTGTACGGTGATATACTGGTTCCGAATTTGGACAACGTGCGTACTATGTTTCTGATAACTTTAATCGCTAATCAAgagaaaaacattttgttaatcGGTGAACAAGGTACTGCTAAGACGGTAATGATCAAGAGTTACATGCAAGAATTTGATCCCGAGGTGAGAATGAGCAAAATGCTCAACTTTTCTTCGGCTACCACTCCGAACATGTTTCAA AGTACCGTCGAAGGATATATGGAGAAAAGATTTGGTACCACTTACGGTCCACCGGGTAATcgaaaaatgacaatatttattgatgatATAAACATGCCGATCATTAACGACTGGGGAGAtcaagtaattataaaatattatttgaattatgatttatggtaa